GACGACGGCGCCGACGAGGGTGACCACGGCGGAATCGTCGACTATGACGGTGGCGACCCGACGCAGTTGAGTTGGTGGATAAACCGTTTCACCGAAATCACCCAGACCCTCGGCAGGGATCTGGAGGAATTTCCGGAGAACCCGTCCGCGTCGATCGCGCCAATTCAGAACGACATTCCGTTACTTGTTGCCGACGAAATCAGCCACGTGGGCGAAGTCATCAGCACGTTCCCGCAATTGCAGGCCCTCCCGCTGGCGCTGCCGATCATGGCCCCCGGTCTCGTGGCCGGCTTTGCCGGGTTGAGTGCGCTGGCTGGAATCCAGCCGGCCGCAGTGCCCCAGGGGGTGGTTGCGCCGATGCCCGCCACGTCGGAGCCCGGCCTGAATGCCGTCGCCAGCCCCTCGTTCGGGACCGCGGCGGCAACGCCGGCTGCGGCTCCAACGACGGCCCCCGCGCCGCCGGCCGCGCCGGCCGCGGTGTCAGCGGCGTCCGCCGCACCACCGCCGGCCGCCGGGGTCGGCGGTGCGGCTTTTCCCTATGTCGTCGGGGGCCCCGGCGTGGGGTTCGACTCGGCCATGAGCGGTTCCGCCCGGCGGTCAGCGCCCGAACCGGATCACGTTGCCACACCGGCGGCGGCTGCTGCGGGGGCACGGGAGGAGAAGCGCGCGCGTCGGCGTCGTCGGAAGGCGTTGCAGGACTGTGGTTTTCGCTACAAATTTCTGGACCCGGAAACCCGCATCGGATACAGCGCCTGCTCCGGCCACGGCGTCCGGTCAGGGTGCGGGGATTCTGGGATTCACCGGAACCGCAAGCCGGAAGGCATCCAGAAAGCCGCAGGGCTGGCGACGCTCACCGGCGGCGGGTTCGGTGACGGACCGGTCGTGCCAATGGTTCCCGGTGGTTGGAATACCGATCCGGTTTCATGAAATCCGTTGGCAGATAGTGATATCAGTGATAGTCAGATCTGCTGCTGGCTCAACGAACCTGAACAAAAAGGGCCGCAATAGCTTCGGCAAGTAATCGTTGGCACGCGCGTCCACCGCAGCGTGACTCAGCGAATCATCCCCATACCCGCCAACCGCACCCGCCGTTTGTTCGCACCTGACCGGTTCCACTACGAAAAGATTTGGCGGGCAGCCTGATTCGCTGGTCACTCAGATGCGGGGGATACAGGGTCGAACCAAAGGGTCGAACTAGAGGGCAGAACCACAGGTGCAATTCGACGAACGCGACCGGATCTCGCCGCCGCAGCGGGTGGCAACGGTACATTCCGCCGTCGCTCAACGACTCTTGTCGGTGCGAAATGCCTACGCACACGTAGGTTTTTCCTACGTAACCGTAGCTATTGACAACTGTTGACAATAGTTAGGATCCGTGAGATTTTTTTCCGCACCGCGTCCGACAGCTGTGGCCGACAAGGCCCTCGGTCGTGCAGGTGGATGAGACACAATCGGAAGGAGTCGATAGTGACGTTGCAAGTGGTTCCGGAAGGTTTGGCGGCGGCCAGCGCGGAGGTGGAAGCGCTCACCGCTCGCCTGGCGGCCGCGCATGCGGCTGCACTGCCGGTGATTACGGCTGTGGTGCCGCCGGCGGCTGACCCGGTGTCGGTACAGGCCGCGGCCGGGTTTAGCGCGCACGGCAGCGCACACGCCGCGGTGGCGGCCGAAGGCATTGAAGAGCTTGGCCGTTCGGGGATCGGTGTCGCTGAATCCGGCGTCAGTTACGCTGCCGGTGACGTCGCGGCGGCGGTGACGTACTCGGCCCTAGGCGGTTGGGTATGACCGCGCCGCTGTGGATGGCCAGCCCGCCGGAGGTGCATTCGGCATTGCTCAGCGCCGGTGCCGGCCCTGCTCCGCTGCTGGCAGCATCGGCGGCATGGACATCGCTGAGTACCGAATATGCTTCGGCGGCAGAAGAACTCACGCTCATACTGGCAGCGGTGCAGGCTGGCGCGTGGCAAGGCCCCAGCGTCGAAGCGTACGTGGCCGCCCACGTGCCGTATGTGGCGTGGCTGATGCAAACCAGCGCCGACAGTGCGGCAACGGCCGCCGAGCATGACACCGTGGTTGCGGCCTACGTCAGCGCACTGGCTGCAATGCCGACCTTGGCGGAACTGGCCGCCAACCACGTCACCCACGGGGTATTGGTCGCGACGAATTTCTTTGGTATCAACACCATTCCGATCGCGCTCAACGAGGCCGACTATGTCCGGATGTGGATCCAGGCCGCGACCACGATGGGCGTCTATGAGACCGTCAGCGGCGCGGCATTGGTCTCGACACCGCATATCACGCCGGCGCCGGTACTGGTCAAACCCGGCGTGGGGGAGGCCGGCAACGCCGCGGCCACGGCGGGTCAAACCCTTACCCCCTTCCCGTGGCATCAATTACTTCAGTTCCTGGAATTGTTCTCGAAGGCATGGACACAGATCGGCCAGTTATTGGTGAACGCCGCCTTCTCGTTCGTTCTGTGGTCGTACAATTTGATCCTCGCACTTGTGAATTTGAATTTCTGGGTGGCACTCGAAGCCGTGATAATGCTGGTTCTCACCGAGACCTGGTTTGCCATCGGAGTGATGCTGATTCCATTGCTGCTGTTCGCTCTTGTCCTGGAAGTTGTCGACGTTATTGGCAGCTGGATTATTGGCAATTTGTTCGGTGTCGGTTCGCTCTTGATGGGCACTGCGGTGGGAGCGATGGCTGCTGCTGTTGTTCCTGTGGCCGGATTGGCCGGATTGGCCGCTATGCCGGCGGCGGCTGTGGTGGCCGCGCCGGCTGCGGGATTGGCTGCTGCGCCGGCCGTGGCGGTCGCGGCAGTGGAGCCGGCGCCCGGTGCTGCGGCGGTTGCTGTTGGGGCGGCGGAGCCGGCGCGCCTGGTGTCGACAGTGCAGCCGGGTTCCGGGATCACGCCGGCGTCGGCATCGGCTTCTGATCGTGGCGCTGGGACATTGGGGTTTGCCGGAACGGCCGGCAAGGAGATCGTCGGACAGCCGTGCGGATTGATTGCGCTGCAGGGCGCCGAGTACGGCGGTGCCGCGCACCTGCCGATGCTGCCGGCCACCTGGGAGTCGACTGCCCTCGAAGCGGGCAGCCAACAGGCGTTTGCAGCTTGACGAGCTGACAACGAATAACTGGAATACCACATCGAAAGGAAGAGTTATGAGTTTGCTGGATGCCCATATTCCGCAGTTGGTCGCGTCACAGTCGGCGTTTACGGCCAAGGCGGCGCTGATGCGTCACACCATCGGTCAGGCCGAGCAGTCGGCGATGTCGGCGCAGGCGTTCCATCAGGGCGAGTCCGCCGCGGCGTTTCAGGGCGCTCACGCCCGCTTTGTGGAGGCCGCCGCCAAGGTCAACACCTTGCTGGATATCGCCCAGGCCAACCTGGGTGACGCCGCGGGCGCCTATGTGGCCGCCGATGCCGCCGCCGCGTCCACCTACACCGGCTTCTGAGTCGCCCTAGCACCTCGAAAGGACTTGTGATGTCACAGATCATGTACAACTACCCGGCCATGCTCGGCCATGCCGGGGACATGTCCGGGTATGCCGGCACCCTGCACAGCCTGGGCGCCGATGTCGCCAACGAGCAGGCCGCGCTGTCGAATGCCTGGCAGGGCGATACCGGGATGACCTACCAGGGCTGGCAGACCCAGTGGAACCAGGCCATGGAGGACCTGATGCGGTCCTACCAGTCGATGGCCGCTACCCACGAATCCAACACGATGGCGATGCTGGCCCGCGACACCGCCGAGGCCGCCAAGTGGGGCGCCTAACCGAACGGAGCAGCTGGTCGGCGCCAGCCGGAGTGATCACCAACTAGCTGCATTCGCCAACTCAATGCTCTTCGGATGATCACGACGACTACTCCCGGACGCTTGCCGGGCCGGTGGCTCGACCCGCGCCAGGTGGGTCCGGCCTCGGCCCGGCATTCGGGACCCAGTACGTGATCGGTGCTTGCAACCGCGAAAGCGACATTGCGACAAAAATAGCAGTAGACAATAGTTGACAATAGTTACGATCTGTGAGATTTTTTTCCGAATCAGGCGTGGTCGTCATGGGCGACACGACGCCGATTACTGGCCCGGGTCGGCACTACCCGCCCTTGGTAATGAAAATCATGTTCACTAAGCTGCATAGTGCTGGGTGGGTTCGAATAGGAGGAACGTCTGGCATGAAGCCGCGAGTGCTGACCGCCGCCCACAAGGCGCTGGTCAGTGCCACGAGATTGGCCACCACATGTTGAGGCAACCCGACCGGAGCCACCCTCGACAGGTTAGCTTATGCAATGCTAACTTCGGGAGGCCAGCTTCAGGCGGTAATGACCAGTGGCGACCTTAGGTTCAGGAGACGGCGGGAGCGTGGAACGCAGTGATATCGGTATGCTCGCAACTCACTCCGTCGTACCCCGGACAAGCGGCAAGGTAGACGCTGACGTCGTCAGCCGGTTCGCCACCTGCTGCCGGGCGCTGGGCATCGCCGTCTACGACCGGCGCCGGCCGGCCGACCTGACTGCTGCCCGGTCGGGATTCACCGCGCTCACCCGCATCGCCGGTGACCAGTGCGACGCGTGGACGGGGCTGGCTGCCGCCGGTGACCAGTCCATTGCCGTGCTCGAAGCCGTGTCCCGCACCGCGGCCACCGCGGGCGTGTTGCAGCGCCACGTGGAACTGGCGCCCAACGCGTTGGGGTTTCATTACGACACGGGGTTGTACTTGCGGTTCCGGGCCACCGGCCCGGACGATTTCCATCTCGCGTACGCAGCGGCACTCGCGACGACCGGTGACTACGCGAAGGCGTACGACGTGGTTGCCGGCATCACCGGGCGCCGGCCTGGCTGGCGCGAAGCCCGCTGGCTCATGGTCGTCGTCAACTACCGTGCCGCACGCTGGTCGGACGTCGTCAAACTGCTGACACCGATCGTCAACGATCCCGAACTCGACCAGACCTTCGCTCATGCCGCCAAAATCACCCTGGGCACCGCGCTGGCCCGGTTGGGCATGTTCGCCCCGGCGTTGTCGTATCTGGAGGAGCCCGAAGGTCCGGTCCCGGTCGCGGCGCTTGACGGGGCACTGGCCAAGGCCCTGGTGCTGCGCGCGCATGTCGACGAGGAGTCGGCCGCCGAGGTACTTCAGGATCTGTATGCGGCCCATCCGGAGAACGAGCAGGTCGAGCAGGCCCTGTCGGACACCAGCTTCGGCATTGTGACCACCACCGCGGCCCGGATCGAGGCCCGCACGGACCCATGGGATCCCGAAACCGAGCCCAGCGCAGACGATTTCGTCGATCCCGCGGCTCACGAGCGCAAGGCCGCGTTGCTCCACGAGGCCGAACGTCAGCTCGCCGAATTCATCGGCCTGGACGAGGTCAAAAATCAGGTATCACGGCTGAAGAGCTCGGTGGCCATGGAACTGGTGCGCAAGCAGCGTGGGCTCACGGTGGCCCAGCGCACGCACCACTTGATCTTCGCCGGCCCGCCCGGGACGGGCAAGACGACGATTGCCCGGGTCGTCGCCAAAATCTATTGCGGCCTGGGGCTTTTGAAGCGGGAGAACATTAGAGAGGTACATCGCGCCGACCTCATCGGCCAGCACATCGGCGAGACCGAGGCCAAGACCAACGCGATCATCGACAGCGCACTCGATGGGGTGCTGTTCCTCGACGAGGCCTATGCCCTGGTGGCCACCGGCGCCAAAAACGACTTCGGGCTGGTGGCGATCGACACCCTGCTGGCCCGCATGGAAAATGACCGCGACCGGCTGGTGGTGATCATCGCCGGGTACCGGGCCGACCTGGACAAGTTCCTGGACACCAACGAGGGCCTGCGGTCGCGGTTCACCCGCAGCATCGAATTCCCGTCGTACACCTCACACGAGCTGGTGGAGATCGCGCACAAGATGGCCGAACAGCGAGACAGCGTCTTCGAGCGATCGGCGCTCGACCACCTGGAGGCGTTGTTCGCCGCATTGGCGGCGGCGGCGACCCCGGACTCCAACGGCATCATGCGCCGCAGCCTCGACATAGCGGGCAATGGGCGGTTCGTCCGCAACATCGTCGAACGCGCGGAGGAAGAACGTGAATTCCGGCTTGACCACTCCGAGCACGCCGGAACCGGCGAGTTCAGCGACGAGGAGCTGATGACCATCACCGCCGAGGACGTGAACAGGTCCGTGGAGCCGCTGCTGCGCGGCCTGGGACTCTCGGTGCCGGCATGACTAACCCTGATCCAGAACGCCGTTCGTTTGCTTCGCGCACCCCGGTCAATCACAACCCCGACAAGGTGGTCTACCGCCGGGGTTTCGTCACGCGCCACCAGGTAACAGGTTGGCGGTTCGTGATGCGCCGCATCGCCTCGGGTATTGCCTTGCACGACACCCGAATGCTCGTCGACCCGCTGCGCACCCAGTCACGCGCGGTGCTGATGGGGGCGCTCGTCCTGGTCACCGGGCTGGTCGGTTGCTTCGTGTTCTCACTGATCCGGCCCAACGGCCAGGCGGGCACCAGTCCGGTGCTGGCCGACCGGTCCACCGCCGCACTGTATGTGCGGGTCGGCGACGCGGTGCACCCGGTGCTCAACCTGACCTCGGCGCGGTTGATCGTCGGTAAGCCGGTCAACCCCACGACGGTGAAAAGCTCTGAACTGGACCGCTTTCCGCGTGGGAATCTGATCGGCATTCCGGGCGCCCCGGAGCGGATGGTGCAGAACACCACCCGCGACGCCAACTGGACGGTGTGTGACTCCGTCAGCGGGCAGGGTGGGCGCAGCGCCCACAGCACGGCGGTAACGGTCATTGCGGGGCGGCCGGACAGCGACGGCGCCCGCGCGGCCGCGCTCGGCTCCGCCCAGGCGGTCCTGGTCGATAACGGCACGGGCAGCTGGCTGCTATGGGACGGCAGGCGCAGCCAGTTGGACCTAAACGACCATGCGGTCACCAGCGCGCTCGGGCTGGGCACCGACGCACTCGTGCCGCGGCCCATCGCGTTGGGGTTGTTCAACGCCATTCCCGAAGCGCCGCCACTGACGGCGCCGGTCATTCCGAACGCCGGTAGTCAGCCGGCCTTCGATGTGCCCGTGCCGGTCGGCGCGGTGGTGGAGGACGTCACCCTCAATGGCGCCGCTAAAGCCGAAACCTCGCAGTACTACGCGGTGCTGCCGGACGGTCTGCAGCCGATCTCGCCGGTGCTGGCCGCGCTCCTGCGCAACACCAACTCCTTCGGCTTGCAGCAGCCGCCACGGCTGAGCGCAGACCAGGTGGCCAAGCTGCCCGTGTCACGCATGCTGGACACCACGCGTTATCCGGTTCAGTCGCTGAGCCTGGTCGACGTGGCGAGCAGCCCCGTCACGTGCGCGTACTGGAGCAAGCCGGCCGGGGCGGCCACCAGTTCGTTGAGCTTGCTCAGCGGCGCGGCGCTGCCGGTGGCCGACGCCGTGCACACCGTCGACCTGGTCGGGGGCGGCGGTACCACCGCCACCGAGGTCGCGCTGCCGCCGGGCACCGGCTACTTCACCCAGAGCGTGGGTGGTGGTGCAACGGCTCCGGCCACCGGCTCGCTGTTCTGGGTCTCCGATACCGGGGTGCGCTACGGCATCGACACCGAGGGTGAAGGCGGACGCAAAACCGTTGAGGCACTTGGCCTGCAGACCCCGCCGCTGACCATTCCGTGGTCGTTCCTGACGCTGTTCGCGTCGGGCCCGACGCTGTCACGGGCCGACGCGTTGTTGGCTCACGATGCCCTGCCGCCGGACACCAAGCCCGGGCGCGCGGCGTCGGCCGATGGAGGGTCCCGATGAGCAGACTGATCTTCGAGGCTCGCCGGCGGCTGACTCCGCCGACGACCCGTAAGGGCACCATCACCATCGAGGCGCCACCCCAGTTGCCCCGGGTCATTCCGCCGTCCCTGTTGCGACGCGCGATGCCCTACCTGATGGGGATCCTCATCGTCGGCATGATCGTCGCGATGGTCGCGACCGGGATGCGGCTGATTTCTCCGCAGACCCTGTTCTTTCCCTTCGTGATGCTGCTGGCGGCCACCTCACTATTTCGCGGCAACGACAACAAGATGCGCACCGAGGAAGTCGACGCCGAGCGGGCCGACTATCTGCGTTATCTGTCGGTGGTCCGGGACAACATCCGTGCGCAGGCAGCTGAGCAGCGCGCGGCCGCGCAGTGGTCTCATCCGGAACCGGAGGCCCTGGCTTCGGTGCCCGGATCCCGCCGCCAGTGGGAGCGCGACCCCCACGATCCGGATTTCCTGGTGTTGCGTGCCGGACGCCACTCCGCCCCCCTGGCTACCACGCTGCGGGTCAACGACACCGCTGACGAAGTCGACCTGGAGCCGGTGTCGCACAGCGCATTACGCAGCCTGCTCGACACGCAGCGCACCGTACGTGACGTTCCCACCGGAATCGACGTCACCAAGGTTTCGCGGATCACCGTCCTCGGCGACCACGCGCAGGTGCGTGCGGCGCTGCGGGCGTGGCTGGCGCAGGCGGTCACCTGGCACGATCCGACGGTCCTCGGGGTGGCCTTGGCCAGCCCCGATCTGGAGAGCAGTGACTGGTCCTGGCTGAAGTGGTTGCCGCACGTGGACATTCCCGGGCAGGCCGATGGCGTGGGCCCGGCCCGCTATTTGGCGGCCGACGCCGACGAGCTGGTCGAAATGCTGGGCTCCACCCTGCTCGACCGTCCGGCATTCACCGGTGCGGCAGCAGATGCGTTGCGGCACTTGCTGATCGTGGTCGACGATCCAGACTACGACGTGACCGCGTCGACGCTCGGCGTGGGCCGTGCCGGGGTGACTGTCGTGCACTATTCGGCCACACCACCGCATCGCGAGCAATATTCCGATCCGGAAAAACCGATCCTGCAGATGACCGACGGTGGCATCCAGCGGTGGCAGACCGGTGGCTGGCAGCCCTATATCGACAATGCCGACGAGTTCGGCGCCGACGAGGCCGCTCACCTGGCCCGCCGGCTGTCCCGGTGGGACTCGAACCCGACGCACGCCGGGTTGCGCTCCGCGGCCACCCGGGGCGCGAGTTTCACCACGCTGCTGGGCATCCCGGATGCGTCCCGGCTGGACGTGCCGGCGCTGTGGGCGCCGCGCCGTCGCGACGACGAGCTGCGCGTGCCGATCGGCGTCACCGCCACCGGCGAGCCGCTGATGTTCGATCTCAAGGACGAAGCCGAAGGCGGAATGGGTCCGCACGGGCTGATGATCGGGATGACGGGTTCCGGCAAGTCGCAGACGCTGATGTCGATTCTGTTGGCGCTGTTGACGACTCATTCCGCGGACCGGCTGATCGTCATCTACGCCGACTTCAAGGGCGAGGCCGGCGCCGACAGCTTCCGGAATTTCCCGCAGGTTGTCGCGGTGATCTCGAACATGGCCGAGAAGAAGTCGCTGGCCGACCGGTTCGCCGACACGCTGCGCGGTGAGGTGGCCCGCCGTGAAACGCTGCTGCGCGAGGCCGGCCGCCGCGTCCAGGGCAGCGCGTTCAACTCCGTGCTCGAGTATGAAAATGCTCGAGAATCCGGGGCCGCCGGGACATTCGACTTAGCGCCAATCCCGACGCTGTTCGTGGTGGCCGACGAGTTCACCCTGATGCTGGCCGATCATCCGGAATACGCCGAGCTTTTCGACTATGTGGCACGCAAGGGGCGTTCGTTCCGCATCCACATCCTGTTCGCGTCCCAGACGCTGGATGTCGGCAAGATCAAGGACATCGACAAGAACACCTCCTACCGGATCGGGCTGAAAGTGGCCAGCCCCAGCGTTTCCCGCCAGATCATCGGTGTGGAGGACGCCTACCACATCGAGTCCGGCAAAGAACACAAAGGCATCGGCTTCCTGGTGCCCGCGCCCGGGGCCACCCCGATCAAGTTCCGCAGCACCTACGTCGACGGCATCTACGAGCCGCCACGCACCACCAAAGCCCGTGTCGTGCAATCACTCCCAGAACCCAAGATCTTCACGGCCGCAGCGGTGGAGGCAGACCCGGGCACGGTGATCGCCACCGCCGATGCCGAGGAACCGGCCGGCCCGCCGCGCAAGCTGATCGCGACCGTCGGCGAACAGCTGGCCCGCTACGGACCGCGAGCCCCCCAGCTGTGGCTGGCGCCGTTGGACGAACCGATCCCGCTCACCGCACTGCTGGCCCGAGCCGCGGTGCCGCCACGGCACTGGCGCTGGCCGCTCGGAGAGATCGACAAGCCGTTCGAGATGCGCCGCGATCCGCTGGTGTTCGACGCCCGGTCGTCAGCCGGCAACATGGTGATCCACGGCGGTCCCAAGTCCGGCAAATCGACTGCACTGCAAACATTTATGCTCTCGGCCGGCAGCCTGCACTCACCCCGCGAGGTGACGTTCTACTGTCTGGATTACGGCGGCGGACAACTGCGTTCACTGGACGGTCTGGCCCATGTCGGCAGCGTCGCGTCGGCGCTGGAACCCGAACGCATCCGGCGTACCTTCGGTGAGCTGGAACAGCTGCTGCTGTCCCGGCAGCAGCGTGAGGTGTTCCGCAACCGCGGTGGCAACGGTTCGGCTCCCGACGACGGCTACGGTGAGGTGTTCCTGGTCATCGACAACCTCTACGCCTTCGGCCGCGACAACATCGACCAGTTCAACACACGAAACCCATTGCTGTCCAAGGTAACCGAGTTGGTCAACGTGGGTCTGGCGTACGGCATCCACGTGATCATCACCACCCCGAGCTGGCTGGAGGTGCCGCTGGCGATGCGCGACGGCCTGGGGCTGCGCCTGGAGCTGAAGTTGCACGACGCGCGCGACAGCAATGTGCGGGTGGTCGGGGCGCTGCGCCGGCCGGCCGACGCCGTCCCGGCCGACCAGCCCGGCCGCGGGCTGACCATGGCCGCCGAGCACTTCCTGTTCGCCGCTCCGGAGCCGGAACAGGTTGCCGCGATCAACGCCCGCTACCCCGGAGTTGCCGCCCCGCCGGTGCGGCTGCTACCCACCAACCTCGCTGCCGAAGCGGTCGGCGCGCTGTATCGCGGACCGGATCAGATTGTCATCGGCCAGCGCGAGGAAGACCTGGCGCCGGTGATGCTCGACTTCGCCGCCAATCCGCTGCTGATGGTGTTCGGCGACAGCAAGTCCGGAAAGACCACCCTGCTGCGCCACCTGATCCGCACCATCCGCGCGCACTCGACCGCCGACCAGGTGGCCTTCACCGTGCTGGACCGCCGGCTGCATCTCGTCGACGAACCGCTGTTCCCCGACAACGAATACACCGCCAACATCGACCGGGTCATCCCGGCGATGCTCGGGCTGGCAAACCTCATCGAGTCACGACGGCCACCGGCCGGCCTGTCTCCTGCCGAGCTGGCCCACTGGACTTACCACGGCCACACCCACTACCTCATCATCGACGACGTCGACCAGATCCCGGATTCGGCGGCCATGACGGGTCCGTACATCGGACAGCGGCCCTGGACCCCGCTCATCGGTCTGCTCGGGCAGGCGGGCGATTTGGGCTTGCGGGTGATCGTGACGGCGCGTGCCTCCGGCTCGGGCCACGCGCTGATGACCAGCCAGCTGCTGCGGCGGTTCAACGACCTGCAGGCGACCACCGTCATGCTTTCGGGCAATCCGGCCGACAGCGGGAAGATCCGGGGTCAGCGATTCGACCGGTTGCCTCCTGGACGCGCGGTGTTGTTGAGCGACAGCGAATCTCCGACCTACATGCAGTTGGTCAACCCGCTCGTCGGGGAGGCCGCGACATTTGGTGAAACGCAACAGAAGGGGAGTCAGTCATGACGTTGCGAGTGGTTCCGGAGGGGCTGACCGCTGCCAGCGCGGCCGTGGAGGCGCTGACGGCGCGGCTGGCGGCCGCGCATGCTGCCGCGGCTCCGTCGATCACCGCGGTGGTGCCGCCTGCCGTGGATCCGGTTTCGCTGCAGACCGCCGCCGAGTTCAGCGTCCAGGGGCAGGAGCACGCCGTCGTCGCCGCCGAAGGCGTCGAGGAACTGGGACGTGCGGGCGTCGGGGTGGGCGAATCGGGCGCAAGCTATCTCGCCGGTGATGCGGCGGCCGCGGCTACCTACGGGATCGCGGGCGCCTGACCATGGTCGCGCCCTTGGGGCCCCTTTGGATTGCTTCGCCGCCCGAGGTGCATTCGGCGTTGCTGAGCAGTGGTCCTGGTCCGGGTTCGCTGCTGGCGGCGGCCGCGGCGTGGAATCTGCTCAGCGCCGAATATGCCGCGGCCGCAGCAGAACTCAGTGGGATCCTGGGGGCGGTGCAAGCGGGAGCGTGGCAGGGGCCGAGCGCGCAGCAGTATGTCGCCGCACATCTGCCCTATGTGGCGTGGCTGATGCAGGCCAGCGCCGACAGCGCGGCGATCGCGACCCAGCACGAGGCGGTCGCGGCCGCCTACACGGCTGCCTTAGCGGCCATGCCGACCCTGGTGGAGCTGGCCGCCAACCACGTCATTCATGGCATCTTGGTGGCGACGAATTTCTTTGGCATCAATACCATTCCGATCGCGCTGAATGAGGCCGACTACCTGCGCATGTGGGTCCAGGCTGCCGCGACCATGGGCCTTTATCAGGCGGCCGCGGGTAGCGCCCTGGCGTCGGTCCCGCCGCCTGCTCCCGCGCCGGCAGTGATGAATCCCGGCGGCGAGCCGGCCGCCGGGATGGTCGCCAACGCGGCTCAGGCACAAGCCGCCGCCGCCACGTTCAACCCCTGGCAGTTCCTCTGGCAGCTGCTCCAGGACATGTGGAACGCCTACACGGGCTTCTACGGCTGGATGTTAAAAGAGATCGCGACGTTCCTGCAGGACCCCATCGGCAACTCGATAAAGATCATCATCGCCTTCCTCACCAAC
The nucleotide sequence above comes from Mycobacterium pseudokansasii. Encoded proteins:
- the eccCa gene encoding type VII secretion protein EccCa; amino-acid sequence: MSRLIFEARRRLTPPTTRKGTITIEAPPQLPRVIPPSLLRRAMPYLMGILIVGMIVAMVATGMRLISPQTLFFPFVMLLAATSLFRGNDNKMRTEEVDAERADYLRYLSVVRDNIRAQAAEQRAAAQWSHPEPEALASVPGSRRQWERDPHDPDFLVLRAGRHSAPLATTLRVNDTADEVDLEPVSHSALRSLLDTQRTVRDVPTGIDVTKVSRITVLGDHAQVRAALRAWLAQAVTWHDPTVLGVALASPDLESSDWSWLKWLPHVDIPGQADGVGPARYLAADADELVEMLGSTLLDRPAFTGAAADALRHLLIVVDDPDYDVTASTLGVGRAGVTVVHYSATPPHREQYSDPEKPILQMTDGGIQRWQTGGWQPYIDNADEFGADEAAHLARRLSRWDSNPTHAGLRSAATRGASFTTLLGIPDASRLDVPALWAPRRRDDELRVPIGVTATGEPLMFDLKDEAEGGMGPHGLMIGMTGSGKSQTLMSILLALLTTHSADRLIVIYADFKGEAGADSFRNFPQVVAVISNMAEKKSLADRFADTLRGEVARRETLLREAGRRVQGSAFNSVLEYENARESGAAGTFDLAPIPTLFVVADEFTLMLADHPEYAELFDYVARKGRSFRIHILFASQTLDVGKIKDIDKNTSYRIGLKVASPSVSRQIIGVEDAYHIESGKEHKGIGFLVPAPGATPIKFRSTYVDGIYEPPRTTKARVVQSLPEPKIFTAAAVEADPGTVIATADAEEPAGPPRKLIATVGEQLARYGPRAPQLWLAPLDEPIPLTALLARAAVPPRHWRWPLGEIDKPFEMRRDPLVFDARSSAGNMVIHGGPKSGKSTALQTFMLSAGSLHSPREVTFYCLDYGGGQLRSLDGLAHVGSVASALEPERIRRTFGELEQLLLSRQQREVFRNRGGNGSAPDDGYGEVFLVIDNLYAFGRDNIDQFNTRNPLLSKVTELVNVGLAYGIHVIITTPSWLEVPLAMRDGLGLRLELKLHDARDSNVRVVGALRRPADAVPADQPGRGLTMAAEHFLFAAPEPEQVAAINARYPGVAAPPVRLLPTNLAAEAVGALYRGPDQIVIGQREEDLAPVMLDFAANPLLMVFGDSKSGKTTLLRHLIRTIRAHSTADQVAFTVLDRRLHLVDEPLFPDNEYTANIDRVIPAMLGLANLIESRRPPAGLSPAELAHWTYHGHTHYLIIDDVDQIPDSAAMTGPYIGQRPWTPLIGLLGQAGDLGLRVIVTARASGSGHALMTSQLLRRFNDLQATTVMLSGNPADSGKIRGQRFDRLPPGRAVLLSDSESPTYMQLVNPLVGEAATFGETQQKGSQS
- a CDS encoding PE family protein; translated protein: MTLRVVPEGLTAASAAVEALTARLAAAHAAAAPSITAVVPPAVDPVSLQTAAEFSVQGQEHAVVAAEGVEELGRAGVGVGESGASYLAGDAAAAATYGIAGA